A single region of the Jatrophihabitans sp. GAS493 genome encodes:
- a CDS encoding acyl-CoA dehydrogenase family protein: protein MELDARSSKLIHMEFAWTDEQRSLRSSVRRMLEARASLRSARDLAESGTRHDPKLWRDLARQAGLQSLAIPEVFGGAGASPVELAIVAEETGRVLLGGPFLSTAVLGVQTILAADDDAYAHEVLPAVAEGELTLALAVVEADGRFDNRALNTAVSATADARGRISGAKALVLDGAEADVLIVAAREADGLSLFAVQSDEGVRRSPLAVLDQTRAIAALEFDGAPGRRIGAAGAGASAIEKMLINSSIYLAAEQLGASERATEITAEYARTRRQFGREIGAFQAVKHRLADMAVRVELARSAVYWAAWQQPGSEAAAMGASVAAAYCGPAFLQTAKDMIQLHGGIGFTWEHDAHLFLRRARATQALLGDPAAHRARLEPFLLQEVSA from the coding sequence TTGGAACTGGACGCCCGCTCCTCCAAGCTGATTCACATGGAGTTCGCCTGGACCGATGAACAACGCAGCCTGCGATCGAGCGTGCGACGGATGCTGGAAGCGCGCGCGTCCCTGAGATCCGCCCGCGACCTCGCCGAATCCGGAACCCGTCATGACCCGAAACTGTGGCGCGACCTGGCCCGCCAGGCCGGGCTGCAGTCCCTCGCCATCCCGGAGGTCTTCGGGGGAGCCGGCGCTTCACCGGTCGAGTTGGCGATCGTGGCCGAGGAGACCGGGCGGGTACTGCTCGGCGGGCCGTTCCTCTCCACGGCCGTCCTCGGGGTTCAGACGATCCTGGCCGCCGATGACGATGCCTACGCCCACGAGGTGCTGCCGGCGGTTGCCGAGGGCGAGCTGACCCTGGCGCTGGCGGTCGTCGAGGCCGATGGACGATTCGACAACCGGGCATTGAACACGGCGGTGAGCGCGACCGCTGACGCCCGCGGACGGATCTCGGGTGCGAAGGCGCTGGTGCTCGACGGGGCCGAGGCCGACGTTCTGATCGTGGCGGCGCGGGAGGCCGACGGCCTCTCCCTCTTCGCTGTCCAGTCGGACGAGGGTGTGCGGCGAAGCCCGCTGGCGGTGCTCGACCAGACCCGCGCCATCGCCGCGCTGGAGTTCGACGGTGCACCCGGACGCCGAATCGGTGCCGCCGGTGCCGGCGCATCGGCGATCGAGAAGATGCTGATCAACTCCTCGATCTACCTGGCCGCCGAGCAACTCGGCGCCAGCGAGCGGGCCACCGAGATCACCGCCGAGTATGCCCGCACCCGGCGGCAGTTCGGCCGCGAGATCGGGGCATTCCAAGCCGTGAAGCACCGGCTGGCCGACATGGCGGTCCGGGTCGAGCTGGCCCGCTCAGCGGTGTACTGGGCCGCCTGGCAGCAACCGGGCAGCGAAGCAGCCGCGATGGGGGCGAGCGTCGCCGCCGCCTACTGCGGGCCGGCCTTCCTGCAGACCGCGAAGGACATGATTCAGCTGCACGGCGGAATCGGGTTCACCTGGGAACACGACGCCCACCTCTTCCTGCGGCGCGCGCGGGCCACCCAGGCCCTGCTGGGTGACCCGGCCGCGCACCGAGCTCGGCTAGAACCCT
- a CDS encoding 4-hydroxyphenylacetate 3-hydroxylase N-terminal domain-containing protein: MMTGEEYKASLNDGRKIYFEGRLVENQATEPAFAVAVQATADGYDKYYTSEPGAVNPMVTAPRSQDELRSRIPILVELDQALNVTYQSLMTLLVAAPRIRPVSPELAERIETYVEDAKLRDIRVTECITDAKGDRSQSPIGQEDPDAYVRVVERREDGVVVRGAKLHITAASLGHELMVMPTKKMKPGEEEWAIACAIPVNSPGVSIINTTNDPRGRDRRDYPVSDRLATPDGFVILDDVFVPWDRVFLDGQVEHAAVFAHSLGLWERLGGTSFMCEQADELVGLAHLIAEANGLSKVSHIREKIDEMMIHATMLRAGLEAALSKAHKTPEGYYYPDELYTNAVKYQGAANFNMMVRHLHDIAGGGAITAPSVADFDNPATAAYVEKYMQAYPAFSGRYRTQLFHAIRDLTADAHGGWHLVTNLQSGGGLFAQRLVTRKHYDIARARALALKVAGISGA; the protein is encoded by the coding sequence ATGATGACAGGCGAGGAATACAAGGCCTCCCTCAACGACGGTCGCAAGATCTACTTCGAAGGCCGGCTGGTGGAGAATCAGGCGACTGAGCCTGCCTTCGCGGTTGCCGTGCAGGCCACCGCCGACGGGTACGACAAGTACTACACATCCGAGCCGGGCGCGGTGAATCCGATGGTTACCGCGCCGCGCAGCCAGGACGAGCTGCGCAGCCGGATTCCGATCCTTGTCGAATTGGACCAGGCCCTCAACGTCACCTACCAGTCACTGATGACGCTGCTCGTCGCCGCGCCTCGGATCCGGCCGGTGTCGCCTGAACTCGCGGAGCGGATCGAGACGTATGTCGAGGACGCCAAGCTGCGCGACATCCGGGTCACCGAGTGCATCACCGACGCCAAGGGCGATCGCAGTCAGTCTCCGATCGGGCAGGAGGATCCCGACGCCTATGTGCGGGTGGTAGAGCGGCGCGAGGACGGCGTAGTGGTCCGTGGGGCGAAGCTGCACATCACCGCCGCCTCGCTCGGCCACGAGCTGATGGTCATGCCGACCAAGAAGATGAAGCCGGGCGAGGAGGAGTGGGCCATCGCCTGTGCCATCCCGGTGAACTCTCCGGGTGTGTCGATCATCAACACGACGAACGATCCACGCGGGCGTGACCGCCGCGACTATCCGGTCAGTGATCGGCTGGCCACCCCGGACGGTTTCGTGATTCTGGACGACGTCTTCGTCCCCTGGGACCGGGTCTTCCTGGACGGGCAGGTGGAGCATGCCGCCGTCTTCGCCCACTCCCTGGGACTGTGGGAACGTCTGGGCGGAACGTCGTTCATGTGCGAGCAGGCCGACGAACTGGTTGGCCTGGCTCACCTCATCGCCGAGGCCAACGGGCTGAGCAAGGTGTCGCACATCCGCGAGAAGATCGACGAGATGATGATCCACGCGACCATGCTGCGGGCCGGACTGGAGGCCGCACTCTCCAAGGCTCACAAGACGCCGGAGGGTTACTACTACCCGGACGAGCTGTACACCAACGCCGTGAAATACCAGGGCGCGGCGAACTTCAACATGATGGTGCGCCACCTGCACGACATCGCCGGCGGCGGAGCGATCACCGCGCCCTCCGTAGCCGACTTCGACAACCCGGCCACCGCGGCCTATGTCGAGAAGTACATGCAGGCGTACCCCGCCTTCTCCGGCCGCTATCGCACCCAGTTGTTCCATGCGATCCGCGACCTCACCGCTGACGCCCACGGCGGGTGGCACCTGGTCACCAACCTGCAGTCCGGCGGCGGCCTCTTCGCGCAGCGGCTGGTCACTCGCAAGCACTACGACATCGCGCGG